In Streptomyces pluripotens, the genomic window GAAGCGAGTGTCCTTCGTGGACCGTCCGGGCGGCGACTCCACCACCTCGGTCGGCGTCACCAAGGTGCGCGGCAAGGCCGCTCTGACGGTCTCCCCCGGCCGCATCGATCCGACGAACGCGGCCTGGGAGGACAGCCGCAAGCCGCTGGCCGGCGAATTCCGCTTCCACGGCAAGACGGTCTTCGTGATCTCCAACCACCTCGACTCCAAGGGCGGTGACCAGAGCCTGACCTCGCAGTACCAGCCGCCGGTACGCAAGTCGGAGATCCAGCGCCACGCACAGGCGACCGAGGTGAACGCCTTCGTCAAGGACATCTTGTCGGTCCAGAAGAACGCGCGCGTCATCGCGCTCGGCGACATGAACGACTTCGAGTTCTCCGAGACCGCGAAGATCCTCGAAGGGCACGGCGAACTGTGGTCAGCCATCAAGTCGCTGCCCAGGAGTGAGCGTTACACCTACGACTACCAGGGCAACGAGCAGGTCCTGGACCAAATCCTGGTCAGCCCGGCGATCCGGCACCACGGCCACCTCAAGTACGACAGCGTGCACATCAACTCGGAGTTCAACGACCAGATCAGCGACCACGATCCGCAGGTGCTGCGGTTCCGGCCGTAGGCCCGCGCCCGGTCCGGGGCCGGCTGGACACTCGATTCAGCCGGCCCCACCGGCCCGCGCCCCATCCGCGGTCAGTGGTGTCGGTGGCGTAGGACACCCATGGTGACAACGGCGGCGCCCGCGGCGCCCACGGCCATCAGGGGACGCGGATGGCGGAGCGCGGCCCGGGTGAGACTGCGCACAGGCTGCGGGGCGTGCTGCTCGACGACGTGTCCGGCGCCCTGTACGGCGTGTCCGGCCTGCGCCACCGTGCTCTGTGCCGCATGGCCGGCCCTGGCGGCGCCGCCCCGGACTGCATGTCCCGCCCTGGTGGCCGTGCCCTGCACCGCGTGACCGGCTTTGGCCACCCCGTCCTGCACCGCGTGTCCCGTGCCAGCCGCCCGCAACTGTACGGTCATGGCTCCGGCCTTGTCCCTCACGTCAGCGGCCCTGGCCAGCGCCCGGGATGTCACGTCCGCCCTGCCCATCAGCTGGGCAACCGTGTCACCGAGCCGGCTCCTGGTCCGCTCGATCTGCTGCCGCAGTTCGTCG contains:
- a CDS encoding DUF3618 domain-containing protein; its protein translation is MTHRTPHGSGAKGPDELRQQIERTRSRLGDTVAQLMGRADVTSRALARAADVRDKAGAMTVQLRAAGTGHAVQDGVAKAGHAVQGTATRAGHAVRGGAARAGHAAQSTVAQAGHAVQGAGHVVEQHAPQPVRSLTRAALRHPRPLMAVGAAGAAVVTMGVLRHRHH